A genomic stretch from Bradyrhizobium sp. 195 includes:
- a CDS encoding amino acid ABC transporter substrate-binding protein: MKRVTLALTLALAAGLSAQVADAQTLKTIKDRGMLSCGVSQGLPGFSSPDDKGNWTGLDVDLCRAIAGAIFNDATKVKYVPLSAKDRFTALQSGEIDLLSRNTTWTISRDTSLGANFTGVTYYDGQGFMVKKSLKVNSALELNSASVCVQTGTTTEQNLADYFKANNMKYEVIAFGTNDETVKAYEAGRCDVFTTDQSGLYANRLKLANPNEHMVLPEIISKEPLGPMVRHGDDQWFDIVKWTLFAMITAEELGVTSKNVDEKAKLENPELKRVLGTDGNFGEQLGLTKDWVVRVVKAVGNYGEVFDRNVGAGSPLAINRGLNNLWNKGGLQYAPPIR; encoded by the coding sequence ATGAAACGCGTAACCCTGGCTCTCACCCTTGCTCTCGCCGCCGGCCTCTCTGCCCAAGTCGCCGATGCGCAAACGCTCAAGACCATCAAGGATCGGGGCATGTTGTCCTGCGGCGTCAGCCAGGGCCTGCCGGGATTCTCCTCGCCCGACGACAAGGGCAACTGGACCGGCCTCGACGTCGACCTTTGCCGGGCGATCGCCGGGGCGATCTTCAACGATGCGACCAAGGTCAAATATGTGCCGCTGTCCGCCAAGGACCGCTTCACCGCGCTGCAATCCGGTGAAATCGACCTGCTCTCGCGCAACACCACCTGGACCATCTCGCGTGATACCTCGCTCGGCGCCAACTTCACCGGCGTGACCTACTACGACGGGCAGGGCTTCATGGTGAAGAAGTCGCTCAAGGTGAATTCGGCGCTCGAGCTCAACAGCGCCTCGGTCTGCGTGCAGACCGGCACTACCACCGAGCAGAATCTCGCCGATTACTTCAAGGCCAACAACATGAAGTATGAGGTGATCGCGTTCGGCACCAACGACGAAACCGTCAAGGCCTATGAAGCCGGGCGCTGCGACGTCTTCACCACCGACCAGTCGGGTCTCTACGCCAATCGCCTGAAGCTCGCCAATCCCAACGAACACATGGTGCTCCCCGAGATCATCTCGAAGGAGCCGCTCGGCCCGATGGTGCGCCACGGCGACGACCAGTGGTTCGACATCGTGAAGTGGACCCTGTTCGCGATGATCACCGCCGAAGAGCTTGGCGTGACCTCTAAGAACGTCGACGAGAAAGCGAAGCTGGAAAATCCCGAGTTGAAGCGCGTGCTCGGCACCGACGGCAATTTCGGCGAACAGCTCGGACTGACCAAGGACTGGGTGGTGCGGGTCGTGAAGGCGGTCGGCAATTACGGCGAAGTGTTCGATCGCAATGTCGGCGCGGGCTCGCCCCTCGCCATCAACCGCGGTCTCAACAATCTCTGGAACAAGGGCGGTCTCCAGTACGCGCCGCCGATCCGCTGA
- the metC gene encoding cystathionine beta-lyase: MDSSHPQEQHAETRLVTSGRDTKAQKGFVNPPVFHGSTVLYPTAEDLHAHRGEFTYGRHGSPTSKAFQETLMALEGPQCAGVGIVPSGLSAISTTLLSVLKTGDHLLVCDNVYRPSRNFCNGMLVRYGVETTYFDPMIGAGIEKLFKPNTRAVLVEAPGSQSFEMPDIRAIAEVAHARDALVIDDNTWATPLYHRSLEQGVDISMQAATKYIGGHSDIMFGTISANAKAWPMVAEGIRLLGVCAGPDDVFLALRGLRTLSVRLAQHHRSGLDMARWLAGRPEVARVLHPGLETDPGHAIWKRDFTGASGLFSIVLKPAPQKAVDTMLNTLTLFGMGFSWGGFESLAIPFDCDAYRTATKWAPGGPTLRLHIGLESVDDLKADLDRGFAALKAAM; this comes from the coding sequence ATGGATTCCTCGCACCCCCAAGAGCAGCACGCCGAGACCCGGCTGGTCACCTCCGGCCGCGACACCAAGGCGCAGAAGGGGTTCGTCAATCCGCCGGTCTTTCACGGCTCGACCGTGCTCTACCCGACCGCCGAGGACCTGCACGCCCATCGCGGCGAGTTCACCTATGGCCGCCACGGTTCCCCCACTAGCAAGGCGTTCCAGGAGACGCTGATGGCGCTGGAGGGGCCGCAATGCGCCGGCGTCGGCATCGTGCCGTCGGGCCTGTCGGCGATCTCCACCACCCTGCTCTCGGTGCTGAAGACCGGGGACCATCTCCTGGTCTGCGACAACGTCTATCGGCCCTCGCGCAATTTCTGCAACGGCATGCTCGTGCGCTATGGCGTCGAGACCACCTATTTCGACCCGATGATCGGCGCCGGCATTGAAAAGCTGTTCAAGCCGAACACCCGCGCGGTGCTGGTGGAGGCGCCGGGCTCGCAATCGTTCGAGATGCCCGACATCCGCGCCATTGCCGAGGTCGCACATGCGCGCGATGCGCTCGTCATCGACGACAACACCTGGGCAACCCCGCTCTATCACCGCTCGCTCGAGCAGGGCGTCGATATCAGCATGCAGGCCGCCACCAAATATATCGGCGGCCATTCCGACATCATGTTCGGCACCATCTCGGCCAATGCCAAGGCCTGGCCGATGGTCGCCGAGGGCATCCGCCTGCTCGGCGTCTGCGCCGGTCCCGACGACGTCTTCCTCGCGCTGCGTGGCCTGCGCACGCTGTCGGTGCGGCTGGCGCAGCATCATCGCTCCGGGCTCGACATGGCGCGCTGGCTGGCTGGCCGGCCCGAGGTCGCGCGCGTCCTGCATCCGGGCTTGGAGACCGATCCCGGTCACGCCATCTGGAAGCGCGACTTCACTGGCGCCTCGGGCCTGTTCAGCATCGTCCTGAAGCCGGCGCCGCAGAAGGCGGTCGATACCATGCTCAACACGCTCACACTATTCGGCATGGGCTTCTCCTGGGGCGGCTTCGAGAGCCTCGCGATTCCATTCGACTGCGACGCCTATCGCACCGCGACCAAGTGGGCGCCGGGCGGCCCTACCCTGCGTCTGCACATCGGTCTCGAAAGCGTCGACGATCTCAAGGCCGATCTCGATCGCGGCTTCGCTGCCCTCAAAGCGGCAATGTGA
- a CDS encoding phosphatase PAP2 family protein produces the protein MPAPTSSAPRPSYPAQLLAVSRQALAQLVRTPSHSRRAEAARKLARHSLWLSAAGAALVIVLMVAFDQTEIQLMPARGTPGLWPIRILTDFGKDEYLLSVLGATLVVLAFVAAGLHGTRRALLLGLGTRLQFVFLSIAVSAFVAEILKYLFGRGRPFVGGKANPFNFVPFEGTGAYASLPSGHAVAAFALAFAVSALWPRLRVFMFTYAIVILLTRLVLVAHHPSDVVAGALVGTVGAMAVRYWFAARRLGFAIRTDGTIVPLAGAVSGRLKRVAHGASAP, from the coding sequence ATGCCGGCCCCGACCAGCAGCGCGCCGCGTCCGTCCTATCCCGCGCAATTGCTCGCTGTGTCCCGGCAGGCGCTGGCGCAGCTGGTTCGCACGCCCTCGCATTCGCGCCGCGCAGAGGCCGCGCGAAAACTGGCTCGGCATTCACTGTGGCTCAGCGCAGCGGGCGCGGCTCTGGTCATCGTTCTGATGGTCGCGTTCGACCAGACCGAGATCCAGCTGATGCCGGCGCGCGGCACGCCGGGACTGTGGCCGATCCGCATCCTCACCGATTTCGGCAAGGACGAGTATCTGTTGTCGGTGCTGGGGGCTACGCTGGTGGTTCTGGCGTTCGTTGCGGCGGGGCTGCATGGGACGCGCCGCGCGCTGCTGCTGGGACTCGGCACACGGCTGCAGTTTGTGTTTCTGTCGATTGCCGTCTCGGCATTCGTCGCCGAGATCCTGAAATATCTCTTCGGCCGCGGCCGTCCGTTCGTCGGCGGCAAGGCCAATCCCTTCAACTTCGTGCCGTTCGAGGGGACCGGGGCCTATGCCAGCCTGCCGTCGGGCCATGCAGTGGCGGCGTTCGCCCTGGCGTTTGCTGTGTCAGCATTGTGGCCGCGGCTGCGCGTTTTCATGTTCACTTACGCAATCGTGATCCTGCTGACGCGGCTGGTGCTGGTCGCGCATCACCCGAGCGACGTCGTGGCCGGTGCCCTGGTCGGCACGGTCGGCGCCATGGCAGTCCGCTACTGGTTCGCGGCCCGAAGGCTGGGCTTTGCCATCCGCACCGACGGCACCATCGTGCCTCTTGCGGGGGCGGTCTCGGGCCGCCTCAAAAGGGTTGCCCACGGGGCATCCGCCCCATAA
- a CDS encoding Na/Pi cotransporter family protein, which produces MGTLVLLDLMGGVALLLWGLHMVHSGILRAFGPDLRRLLGKALSNRVSAFAAGLGLTALLQSSTATALITSSFAAEGLVSLAAALAIMLGANVGTTLIVQVLSFNIAAVAPVLFVLGLVAFRSGPRSRIKDIGRVWIGLGLMLLSLHILLDTLAPAENAPGVRVVMSAITGDPVLCIVIAALVTWAVHSSVASVLLIMSLAYSQFITPDAALALVLGANLGSAINPVFEGAKRDDPASYRLPVGNLVNRVIGIALVLPFLGAIAEHMHAWQPDLARMTAAFHIAFNVGTAIIFIGLLDTMSRLLTRLLPDRVREADPARPRYLDETALETPSLALADAARETLRMGDLVEVMLRKVMAAMMTGDRALVDQVSKMDNFVDGLDEAIKLYVTKLMRGSLDESEGRRAMEIISFAINLEHIGDIIDKSLSELATKKIKRRFQFSAEGADELAAFHKRTMDSLRIAFGVFMSSDANEARKLLVEKTALRNTELAAVERHLDRLREGRPETIETTSLHLDVLRDLRRIHSHICSVAYPVLDAAGEPYRRTEAETAALPASGAASALPR; this is translated from the coding sequence ATGGGAACGTTGGTTCTGCTCGATCTCATGGGCGGCGTTGCGCTGTTGTTGTGGGGCCTGCACATGGTCCACAGCGGGATCCTGCGCGCCTTCGGTCCCGACCTCAGGCGCCTGCTCGGCAAGGCGCTGAGCAACCGCGTCAGCGCCTTCGCCGCCGGACTCGGGCTCACCGCGCTGCTCCAGAGCAGCACGGCGACTGCCCTGATCACCTCTTCATTCGCCGCCGAAGGCCTCGTCAGCCTCGCCGCTGCGCTCGCCATCATGCTCGGGGCCAATGTCGGCACGACACTGATCGTGCAGGTGCTGTCGTTCAACATCGCGGCCGTCGCACCCGTGCTGTTCGTGCTCGGGCTCGTCGCCTTCCGCTCGGGCCCGCGCTCGCGGATCAAGGACATCGGCCGCGTCTGGATCGGCCTCGGCCTGATGCTGCTTTCGCTGCACATCCTGCTCGACACGCTGGCACCGGCGGAGAACGCACCCGGCGTCCGCGTCGTGATGTCCGCCATCACGGGCGATCCGGTCCTGTGCATCGTCATCGCGGCCCTCGTCACCTGGGCGGTGCATTCGAGCGTTGCCAGCGTGCTGCTGATCATGTCGCTGGCCTATTCGCAGTTCATCACGCCCGATGCGGCCCTTGCACTGGTGCTCGGGGCCAATCTCGGCAGCGCCATCAATCCCGTCTTCGAGGGTGCCAAGCGTGACGATCCCGCGAGCTATCGCCTGCCGGTCGGCAATCTCGTCAACCGCGTGATCGGGATTGCCCTCGTCCTGCCCTTCCTGGGCGCGATCGCCGAGCACATGCACGCCTGGCAGCCCGATCTCGCCAGGATGACCGCGGCATTCCACATCGCGTTCAATGTCGGCACGGCCATTATCTTCATCGGCCTGCTCGATACCATGTCGCGCCTGCTCACCCGCCTCCTGCCGGATCGCGTGCGGGAGGCCGACCCCGCCCGACCGCGCTATCTGGACGAGACCGCGCTGGAGACGCCATCGCTGGCGCTCGCCGACGCCGCCCGCGAGACCTTGCGCATGGGCGATCTCGTCGAGGTCATGCTGCGCAAGGTGATGGCCGCGATGATGACAGGCGACCGTGCGCTGGTCGACCAGGTCTCCAAGATGGACAATTTCGTCGACGGTCTCGACGAGGCGATCAAGCTCTACGTGACCAAGTTGATGCGGGGCAGCCTCGACGAGAGCGAAGGACGGCGCGCGATGGAGATCATCTCCTTCGCCATCAACCTCGAACATATCGGCGACATCATCGACAAGAGCCTGAGCGAACTCGCCACCAAGAAGATCAAGCGGCGCTTCCAGTTCTCGGCGGAAGGGGCCGACGAGCTCGCCGCCTTCCACAAGCGCACGATGGACTCGCTGCGGATCGCGTTCGGTGTCTTCATGTCGAGCGACGCCAACGAGGCGCGCAAGCTGCTGGTGGAGAAAACCGCGCTGCGCAACACCGAGCTTGCGGCGGTCGAAAGGCATCTCGACCGCTTGCGCGAGGGCCGGCCCGAGACCATCGAAACGACGTCGCTGCATCTCGACGTGCTGCGCGACCTCAGGCGCATCCACTCGCACATCTGCTCGGTCGCCTATCCCGTGCTCGACGCGGCCGGTGAGCCCTATCGCAGGACCGAGGCGGAGACAGCCGCCCTGCCCGCGTCGGGCGCGGCGTCGGCGTTGCCGCGCTAG
- a CDS encoding glycosyltransferase family 2 protein — protein MSSSQPSVSQPSVSIVVPVRNEADNIAPLIAEIGAALDGRWAYEIIYVNDGSTDATGERLATLMAQRDNLRQLRHARSGGQSAAVRSGVRAARGGIVATLDGDGQNNPAFLPDLISAVEKGAGRVGLAAGQRVGRKDTGFKKFQSRVANGVRNAILKDGTRDTGCGLKAFRREVFLMMPYFDGLHRFLPALVRREGYEIAYVDVIDRPRHSGVSNYGFFDRLWVGIMDLAGVWWLIRRKKPTPDVTEVNA, from the coding sequence TTGTCGTCGTCCCAGCCCTCGGTTTCCCAGCCTTCGGTTTCCATCGTCGTTCCCGTGCGCAACGAAGCCGACAACATCGCTCCGCTGATTGCGGAGATCGGTGCGGCGCTCGACGGCCGCTGGGCCTATGAGATCATCTACGTCAACGACGGCTCGACCGATGCGACCGGCGAACGGCTCGCGACGCTCATGGCGCAGCGGGACAATCTGCGCCAGCTCCGCCACGCCAGATCAGGCGGCCAATCCGCCGCCGTGCGCAGCGGCGTCCGCGCGGCGCGCGGGGGGATCGTGGCAACGCTCGACGGCGACGGCCAAAATAATCCGGCCTTCCTGCCCGACCTGATCTCGGCGGTCGAGAAGGGAGCAGGGCGCGTCGGCCTCGCTGCGGGACAGCGCGTCGGACGCAAGGATACCGGCTTCAAGAAATTCCAGTCGCGCGTGGCCAACGGCGTCCGCAACGCCATCCTGAAGGACGGCACGCGGGATACCGGCTGCGGGTTGAAGGCATTCCGGCGCGAGGTCTTCCTGATGATGCCCTATTTCGACGGGCTGCATCGCTTCCTGCCGGCGCTGGTCCGCCGCGAAGGCTACGAGATCGCCTATGTCGACGTGATCGACCGGCCGCGCCATTCCGGCGTGTCGAACTACGGTTTCTTCGATCGGCTGTGGGTCGGCATCATGGATCTCGCCGGGGTGTGGTGGCTGATCCGCCGCAAGAAGCCGACACCAGATGTGACTGAGGTGAACGCATGA
- a CDS encoding lipid-A-disaccharide synthase N-terminal domain-containing protein: MIIQYGQALSNYLYDVFVAKFDFWLAFGLVAQLFFTARFLVQWIASERAGNSVVPMAFWFCSMGGGLMTLVYGVVKREPVIILGQSLATIIYIRNIMLIVKNRGRASKTLDR; encoded by the coding sequence ATGATCATCCAATACGGTCAGGCGCTGAGCAACTATCTCTACGACGTCTTCGTCGCCAAGTTCGATTTCTGGCTGGCATTCGGCCTGGTCGCGCAGCTGTTCTTCACGGCGCGCTTCCTGGTGCAGTGGATCGCGAGCGAGCGCGCTGGCAACAGCGTGGTGCCGATGGCGTTCTGGTTCTGCTCGATGGGCGGCGGGCTGATGACGCTGGTCTATGGCGTCGTGAAGCGCGAGCCGGTGATCATCCTCGGACAATCGCTCGCGACCATCATCTATATCCGCAACATCATGCTGATCGTGAAGAACCGCGGCCGCGCTTCGAAGACGCTGGATCGCTGA
- the pbpC gene encoding penicillin-binding protein 1C, which produces MSHGDNSSRHSGAARRAELRRAIARLRISRFRVWSSGPSRNDGSRARGRGHPLLSALALTFILTILGLVGWVYSLGPLPLDEARKVSTTIVDRNGKLLRAYAMADGRWRLPVDASSNVDPTYLKLLLAYEDQRFYAHDGIDPLALGRAALQLATRGHIVSGGSTISMQLARLMEPRRQRSLYAKLRQMVRALEIERSMNKEQILDLYLALAPYGGNLEGIRAASIGYLGKEPKRLSLAEAALLVALPQSPETRRLDRHPEAARKARDRVLDRMVEEQVVSDDDARQAKTVPVPKLRKPMPILAPHASDTALSTVKDTPVIKLTLDANLQKVLEPLARDRALALGPNISVGIIMVDNESGDVLARVGSADYFDESRAGQVDMTRAIRSPGSTLKPFIYGLAFEDGFVHPESLIDDRPVRFGSYAPENFDMTFQGTVPVRKALQLSLNVPAIVLLDRVGSSRLASRLRQAGGNLVLPKDEAPGLAMGLGGVGVTLQDLAQLYTGFARLGTAKPLREIMADRDDREPLRLLDQVAAWQVGNVLLGTPPPENAAHNRIAFKTGTSYGYRDAWSVGFDGRMTIGVWVGRPDGAPVPGLIGRVAAAPILFDAFARTGKTLAPLPKPPRGTLVASNAKLPLPLKRFRPVGELVRTGREQALHIQFPLNGSRIDVDRSGGQESAAMPVKVAGGVLPMTVMVNGTALGEIDGRRQRLIDPPGPGFARLTVIDATGAADTVVIRIQ; this is translated from the coding sequence ATGAGCCACGGTGATAACAGCTCTCGTCATTCCGGGGCGGCTCGAAGAGCCGAACTACGGCGCGCAATTGCGCGCCTGAGAATCTCGAGGTTCCGGGTCTGGTCCTCCGGACCATCCCGGAACGACGGCAGTCGAGCGCGGGGCCGGGGCCATCCCCTTCTCTCAGCCCTTGCACTCACCTTCATCCTCACCATCCTCGGCCTCGTCGGCTGGGTCTACTCGCTCGGTCCGCTGCCGCTTGACGAGGCCCGGAAAGTCTCGACCACCATCGTCGATCGCAACGGCAAGCTGCTGCGTGCCTATGCGATGGCGGATGGCCGCTGGCGCCTGCCGGTCGATGCCAGTTCCAACGTCGACCCGACCTATCTGAAACTGCTGCTGGCCTACGAAGACCAGCGCTTCTACGCCCATGACGGCATCGACCCGCTGGCGCTGGGGCGTGCCGCCTTGCAGCTTGCGACGCGCGGCCACATCGTCTCGGGCGGCTCGACGATCAGCATGCAGCTTGCCCGCCTGATGGAGCCGCGGCGGCAGCGCTCGCTCTATGCAAAACTGCGGCAGATGGTGCGCGCGCTCGAAATCGAGCGCAGCATGAACAAGGAGCAGATTCTCGATCTCTATCTCGCGCTGGCGCCTTATGGCGGCAATCTCGAAGGCATCCGCGCCGCCTCGATCGGCTATCTCGGCAAGGAGCCGAAGCGCCTGTCACTGGCCGAGGCCGCACTGCTGGTCGCGCTGCCGCAATCGCCGGAAACGCGCCGGCTCGACCGCCATCCCGAAGCCGCGCGCAAGGCGCGCGACCGCGTGCTCGACCGCATGGTCGAGGAGCAAGTGGTCAGCGACGACGACGCAAGGCAGGCCAAGACCGTGCCCGTGCCAAAACTGCGCAAACCGATGCCGATCCTGGCGCCGCACGCTTCCGACACCGCGCTCTCGACGGTCAAGGACACGCCGGTCATCAAGCTGACGCTGGACGCGAACTTGCAGAAAGTGCTGGAGCCTCTGGCGCGCGACCGCGCCCTTGCGCTCGGGCCGAACATCTCCGTCGGCATCATCATGGTCGACAATGAGAGCGGGGACGTGCTCGCCCGCGTGGGTTCAGCCGATTATTTCGACGAGAGCCGGGCAGGGCAGGTCGACATGACCCGCGCGATCCGCTCGCCGGGCTCGACGCTGAAACCCTTCATCTACGGGCTCGCCTTCGAGGACGGCTTCGTTCATCCGGAAAGCCTGATCGACGATCGTCCCGTCCGCTTCGGCTCCTACGCCCCCGAGAATTTCGACATGACTTTCCAGGGCACGGTGCCGGTGAGGAAGGCGCTGCAACTGTCGCTGAACGTCCCGGCGATCGTGCTGCTCGACCGCGTCGGCTCCAGCCGGCTGGCCTCGCGGCTGCGGCAGGCCGGCGGCAATCTCGTGCTGCCCAAGGACGAAGCGCCCGGGCTTGCCATGGGGCTCGGCGGCGTCGGCGTGACGCTGCAGGATCTCGCCCAACTCTACACCGGCTTCGCCCGCCTCGGCACCGCCAAGCCACTGCGCGAGATCATGGCGGACAGGGACGACCGCGAACCGCTCCGGCTGCTGGATCAGGTCGCGGCCTGGCAGGTCGGCAACGTGCTCTTGGGCACGCCGCCTCCGGAGAACGCCGCTCACAACCGCATCGCCTTCAAGACCGGCACCTCCTACGGCTATCGCGACGCGTGGTCGGTCGGGTTCGACGGCCGGATGACCATCGGCGTCTGGGTCGGCCGGCCCGATGGCGCGCCGGTCCCTGGCCTGATCGGGCGCGTCGCCGCTGCGCCGATCCTGTTCGACGCCTTCGCCCGCACCGGCAAGACGCTGGCCCCGTTACCGAAGCCGCCGAGGGGAACCCTGGTTGCCAGCAATGCCAAGCTGCCGTTGCCGCTGAAGCGGTTCCGCCCGGTGGGGGAACTGGTGCGGACCGGCCGCGAGCAGGCGCTGCACATCCAGTTTCCGCTGAACGGCTCGCGGATCGATGTCGATCGCTCCGGAGGGCAGGAGAGCGCAGCGATGCCGGTCAAGGTTGCCGGCGGCGTTCTGCCCATGACCGTCATGGTTAACGGCACGGCACTCGGCGAGATCGACGGCCGCCGCCAGCGCCTGATCGATCCGCCAGGTCCCGGCTTTGCGCGGCTCACGGTGATCGATGCCACGGGCGCCGCGGACACAGTCGTCATTCGAATTCAATGA
- a CDS encoding ArnT family glycosyltransferase has product MAETYPSPRFGAPRESKSPANPGSGLVRMLDVVTASHARAVGFLVLCALLLFLPGFFTIPPIDRDEARFAQATKQMVESGDYVDIRFQEDVRYKKPVGIYWLQSAAVEAASALKLPKAELRIWVYRLPSLLGAIGAVLMTYWAALGFVTRRAAVLAALMMCASVLLGVEARLAKTDAMLLLCVVAAMGAMARAYLSWQRAEDETHPPWSWPAIFWTALAVGILIKGPLILMFAGLTIVALAIQDRDASWLWRLRPVWGLMWMLVLVLPWFVAIFWRAGETFFADSVGGDMLSKIGAQESHGAPPGLYLALFWITFWPGAPLAAMAAPAVWRARREPGAQFLLAWLIPSWIVFEAVLTKLPHYVLPLYPAIAILTAGAVERRVLSRSWLMRGSAWWFAIPAAASIIAVVGAVMLTRQPAFVAWPFIAASLIFGLFAWWLYDNNRAERSLLNALVAALMLAVIVYGIVLPSLTPLFPSIEVARALRNVTCVGPKAAAAGYHEPSLVFLTGTQTLLTDGSGAADFLRQGSCRFALIEQRSERSFVQRAEAIGLRYKVGTRIDGYNFSQGRAISISIFRSEGTE; this is encoded by the coding sequence ATGGCCGAGACCTACCCCAGCCCTCGTTTTGGAGCTCCCCGCGAGTCGAAATCGCCTGCAAATCCAGGCAGCGGGCTCGTGCGCATGCTCGATGTCGTCACGGCCAGCCATGCGCGCGCGGTCGGCTTCCTCGTGCTCTGCGCGCTGTTGCTGTTCCTGCCGGGATTCTTCACCATCCCGCCGATCGATCGCGACGAGGCGCGGTTCGCCCAGGCCACTAAGCAGATGGTCGAGAGCGGCGATTACGTCGACATCCGCTTTCAGGAGGACGTCCGCTACAAGAAGCCGGTCGGCATCTACTGGTTGCAGTCGGCGGCGGTTGAGGCGGCATCGGCACTCAAGCTGCCGAAGGCCGAATTGCGCATCTGGGTCTACCGGCTGCCGTCGCTGCTGGGGGCGATCGGCGCAGTGCTCATGACCTATTGGGCCGCCCTCGGCTTCGTCACGCGGCGCGCCGCGGTGCTGGCGGCGCTGATGATGTGCGCTTCGGTGCTGCTCGGCGTCGAGGCACGGCTCGCCAAGACCGACGCGATGCTGCTGCTTTGCGTGGTCGCGGCGATGGGGGCGATGGCGCGGGCCTATCTGTCCTGGCAGCGCGCCGAGGACGAGACGCATCCGCCCTGGAGCTGGCCCGCGATCTTCTGGACCGCGCTCGCCGTCGGCATCCTGATCAAGGGTCCGCTGATCCTGATGTTCGCAGGACTGACCATCGTTGCGCTCGCGATCCAGGACCGCGATGCCTCCTGGCTGTGGCGGCTGCGCCCGGTCTGGGGCCTGATGTGGATGCTCGTGCTGGTGTTGCCCTGGTTCGTCGCGATCTTCTGGCGCGCGGGCGAAACGTTCTTCGCCGATTCCGTCGGCGGCGACATGCTGAGCAAAATCGGCGCCCAGGAATCCCATGGCGCGCCGCCCGGCCTGTACCTGGCGCTGTTCTGGATCACGTTCTGGCCGGGCGCGCCGCTCGCGGCGATGGCGGCGCCCGCGGTCTGGCGGGCCCGGCGTGAGCCCGGCGCGCAGTTTCTGCTGGCCTGGCTGATCCCATCCTGGATCGTGTTCGAGGCTGTGCTGACGAAGCTGCCGCATTACGTGCTGCCGCTCTATCCGGCGATCGCCATTCTCACCGCGGGCGCGGTGGAGCGGCGCGTGCTGTCGCGCTCCTGGCTGATGCGCGGTTCAGCCTGGTGGTTCGCGATCCCCGCGGCCGCCTCGATCATCGCGGTGGTCGGCGCGGTGATGCTGACCCGGCAGCCGGCCTTCGTGGCCTGGCCGTTCATCGCGGCGTCGCTGATCTTCGGCCTGTTCGCCTGGTGGCTCTACGACAACAATCGCGCCGAGCGCTCGCTGCTCAACGCGCTGGTCGCGGCCCTGATGCTGGCGGTGATCGTGTACGGCATCGTGCTGCCGTCGTTGACGCCGCTGTTTCCGAGCATCGAGGTCGCGCGCGCGCTCCGCAATGTCACCTGCGTCGGGCCGAAGGCTGCTGCTGCCGGTTATCACGAGCCGAGCCTGGTCTTCCTGACGGGCACGCAGACGCTGCTGACCGACGGCTCGGGAGCCGCGGACTTTCTGCGGCAAGGCAGCTGTCGCTTCGCGCTGATCGAGCAGCGCTCGGAGCGCAGCTTCGTGCAGCGCGCCGAAGCGATCGGATTGCGCTACAAGGTCGGGACGCGCATCGACGGCTATAATTTCTCGCAAGGCCGCGCGATCTCGATCTCGATCTTCCGGTCGGAAGGCACCGAATAG